A window of Carassius gibelio isolate Cgi1373 ecotype wild population from Czech Republic chromosome A3, carGib1.2-hapl.c, whole genome shotgun sequence genomic DNA:
aattttgttgattataactgacaactaaggaaaatctcaaattcagtatctcagaaaattagaatattgtgaaaaggttcaatattgaagacacctggtgccacactctaatcagctcattaactcaaaacacctgcaaaggccttaaATGATCTCTCaatctagttctgtaggctacacaatcatggggaagactgctgtcTTGACAGATGTCCAAAAGACGAACACTGACTTCTTTGCACAAGGagagcaagacacaaaaggtcattgcaaaagaggctggctgttcacagagctctgtgtccaagcacattaatagagaggtgaagggaaggaaaagatgaggtagaaaaaagtgtacaagcaatagagataaccgcaccctggagaggattgtgaaacaaaacccattcaaaaatgtgggggatatTCACAAAGAgcggactgcagctggagtcagtgcttcaagaaccactacacagacgtatgtaagacatgggtttcagctgtcgcactccttgtgtcaagccagtcttgaacaacagacagcgtcagaagcgtctcgctttaAAAAGGACTGGAGTGCTGCTGAAtagtccacagttatgttctctgatgaaagtaaattttgcatttactttGCAAATCAGGGTCCAAGAGTccaagatgtgatatgccagccccaacaatgcagaagagctgaaggccactatcagagcaacctgggctctcataacacctgagcagtgccacagactgatggACTCAATGCCAcactgcattgctgcagtaattcagacaaaaggagccccaactaagtattgagtgctgtacatgctcatacttttcatgttcatactttcagttggccaagattaaaaaaaaataatttctttgcattggtcttaagtaatattctaattttctgagatactgaatttgggattttccttagttgtcagttataataatcaaaattaaaagaaaaaaacatttgaaatttatcagtctgtgtaaaatgaatgaatataatatacaagtttcactttatgaatggaattagtgtaataaatcaactttttgatgatattctaattatatgaccagcacctttaAGATGTGATGTTGCTTGTTTTTACTCATGATTTAAtgatcacagcactgttttgcgtctctgagctaTGGACTGTGTTTACTCATCGAATAAATCAGCTATTTTAACtaatcggttgaataaatgattcagagaTTCACGCATTAACACAgccaaatgctttgtttctgaatgaatcagttgaatctcAAAGACTCACTCGTTAACATTCACGTGCTtccacctactggcggttttattttcgcatttatttatttatttatttatttcatgttttaaagGATTTCAAATGTCAGTATGCaacgttttatgttaaaaacaaaacattaggccTTTTTATACATCTCTATCTGCAGTTTAAACAAatccatgtcccctctgagatactttaaatgttaatacatgttatttcagatgcagattccataaatgttttcttatgctGGAATGAAAGATACTAAATACCGGATGAAGAgcttcttattcttacccaaaaatagaaaatggaagaaatagttaaaactgaacacagcttcttttacattttgcatttaattttactttcaatacttaagtacgtttaagattttaaaaaatactttttatacttACAGTAAGTACAATAAACATGAcaacgtgaacacacacccggaactCTCTAATTAAACTcgctaaccactaggccacaacttccccacaaATAGTACTTGAGTTAAAGACATACTTTAAGACTTTaactcaagtaatattctaaacagtgagttcaacttctaccaaagtaattttctggtaagatatctgtacttttacttgagtatgactttcaggtactcTATACACCACTGGCCCTACCTCACACGGGTCCCAGAATCAGCTAAAGACCAGCTGCACCCCACTAAGGGCGGCCCTGGTTGCAGTCATAGTTCCAAGGAACCACACTCTTAGTGTTTGAGACAAATGTGTCACTTGCACACCAAAGGattctcttcagtgaatgggtgccgtcagaatgagagtccaaacagctgataaaaacatcacaataatccacaagtaactccagtccatcagttaacatcttgtgaagtgaaaagctgcatgtttttaagaaaaacaaatcaGTCTCAAGGCAGTAaccgatggactggagtggtgtggattatttgtgaattattgtgatgtttttatcaactgtttggtctcttattctgacggcacccattcactgcagaggattcattggtgagcaagtgatgtaatgctaaataactccaatttttttcagataaagaAACGAACTACATCTAGGATGGCCAGAGTGTGAGTGGAGtttcagcaaatttacatttttgggcaaACTCTCAACTTAAAATTTCAGAAAAAGCTCAATTATTGAATAAAGGTCAGACCTCAGAAGTCATACATTCTTACATATTCCAAGATTTGGACACCATTAAAGACTTTAAGCTAATAAAAGTTATAAAGCTCTGAGCCCTGTGATGATGACATTATTCCAGTTTGTCCATGACTTCAGCACCAAGGACAGTGGCCAGAAAACCAGACACGCAGGATAAGAAACATAACATTCATCTACTGCCAAGAAATGAAAAAAGCATGTGTGATCAAATGTGGTCATTTTGGAAGATGAACAGGCCCTACTTATGAATTTGTTCCTCTTTTAAAGTGGCATGACCGTTCTGCTTTTGTGCTCTCATTGGGCCTGCACTTCTGCTGATTGAACACACAAGAGTGCACTCTAATGATCTTCATTGCTCTTCTCTTCATCTTCTACTGAAGCATCACAAATTCCCTTATTAACACAGTTGCCTGCTAaaaataagacacatttttaacaagttattgttttagtaaaATATGATATCAACTTATTGAACATCTACTATGTGTGTGATTAACATATGGCCTAACATTAAAGTCTGAACCACACTACACTATTAGCAGTATTAGCTTGCTTGAAACTTAAAACTGTGCAACACAATTTACACACATCTTTGAGCATGATTttcaaaaaatgacaaaacaagttTTGAGATTTCCTGTTTAACAGATTCATATAAAATGGCAAATTAGTTGGGAACTGCCAAACGACAAACAGAGTTTTTATTCTACTGATATACAAGTCAGGTACTGGATGATTTATATGCATAATCAACTCTCGTGCCTGCAATGGTCCAGAACAACCGTGAAACATATAAAAGTGAGTGACTACTCCACTCTACCACACGGTGTCGCTGTTTCTTTATTGTGAGGAACGGTGACTCAACAAGCGTGTACGGGACACAGTGGGTGGCCAACAGTGGGTTTGCGTAATCAGAACTGCGTCTggattttaatgcacatttatgatCTGCATATGCTATTTATTTCCGTTTTCACATAAGCATATTAAACGCTGCATCCAGTGAAAAGGGTTTATGTTTATAACTCAAATGTAACGTACAACGTTGCTATAGTGGAACTGCAAAGTTAGAATCTGCATGCAATGTCAATTAGTTGATTTGTCAATCTGCATTTCTATAtttcatacattcattcattcattcattcgttcgtttattcattcattagcGTGTAGCTACTTTATTGTACTTTATTGTAAGTTCTGTTCTATAcgatatttttattcattttatttattttcaataaaacaatacatttagttttaattaaaaaaatgcaaaacctTTTATTAACCTGGCCTATTAACCTTAGTATGTATAACAGAAATGTTTACTTTTCTCCTTCAAAACTGctgtaaaagttttatttttccaGATAGTGAAAAGTTCCTCTATGATTAAAAATAACTCGAAATGCAACACCATATAAACGTACATTTGAATTCCATTGCGCTTCTTGCACACATGGGCAATAAAGTGCTGTACTCGTGCAGGCGCACAGAGAGAATGGGAAACGACTGAACCCCTACAGAATACAGACAGAGCAGCAAAAAGAGAGAAGGACTGAGCTGCGACACTCATTCACAGAGAGCAAGAAGTGTGAATGAGATAGGCATTAGGCAGAGTGAGAAAGGGAGCCTTGGAAAGTAACAGCAGGTTTTCTATTTCATATTGCTTGAAGGTAGGAAAAGAGATAACAACATACCcgggagagagaaaagaaagggaGAGTACTCTATCATTTCTTTTTTAGACGGGTTTGCCATACTTCTTCACCCGAGCAAAGAGGTATAGTGCACTTTGTGGATTTTTCTTTAAGAAAAGTCCCCTGTAATTACGCACAAATCTTTTACACGTAGACGTAGTGAATTGGAAACTCCACGATAATAATTCTTAATACATGCATTtcggtgtttttttttaaatgcaaaagtttcctttttttgttCAGCGCTGTTTCAGGGACATTGAGGACCCCGGGTTGCAATGATAAGGATTTTGGTAACGTGCGTCTCCGTGGTGTCCATCATCGGGATGGTGGCCGGTGTTCGTAGTGGATACGGAATAAGTATGTTCGCGGCTCAGTCCTCTCCTCCGGACCCGTGTTACGACGAGAACGGAAACCCCAGACGCTGCATCCCCGACTTTGTGAACTCCGCGTTCGGAAAGGACGTGCGCGTGTCCAGCACCTGCGGCGCTCCTGCGACGCGATACTGCGTGGTGACCGAGAAGGGCGAGGAAAGATCGAGGGACTGCAACATCTGCGACGCCACGGACCCCAAGAAGTCGCATCCGCCCGCGTACCTGACAGACCTCAACAACCCTCACAACCTCACCTGCTGGCAGTCGGACAACTACCTGCAATACCCGCAAAATGTGACTTTGACGCTGTCCTTGGGGAAGAAGTTCGAGGTGACTTACGTGAGCCTCCAGTTCTGCTCTCCTCGCCCTGAATCCATGGCCATCTTCAAGTCCATGGATTACGGAAAAACCTGGGTGCCGTTTCAGTTCTACTCAACCCAGTGCAAGAGAATGTACAACAAACCAAGCAAAGCTGCGATCACCAAGCAGAACGAGCAGGAAGCGATCTGCACGGACTCGCACACGGACATGCAGCCATTAACAGGTGGACTCATCGCGTTCAGCACGCTGGACGGCAGACCCTCCGCGCACGACTTCGACAACTCGCCCGTTCTGCAGGACTGGGTCACGGCCACCGATATCAAAGTGACCTTCAACCGGCTGCACACGTTCGGGGACGAGAACGAGGATGACTCGGAGCTCACCAGGGACTCGTATTTTTACGCCGTGTCTGACCTGCAGGTCGGCGGTCGCTGTAAGTGTAACGGGCACGCATCAAAGTGCGTAAAGGACCGAGAAGGGAACCTAGTGTGCGAGTGCAAGCACAACACGGCGGGACCGGAGTGTGACAGGTGTAAGCCGTTCCACTACGACCGTCCGTGGCAGCGCGCGACGGCCAGAGAGGCCAACGAGTGTGTCGGTGAGTCATTTCTGATGCACTTTAATGAAGCAAGtgctgctgcttctctgtagGCAAATATTTCACAACAGGTTTCACTAATATCTCATGCAGGAATGTTAATGgaatatgaaaatgtatgaatCAAAGTCTCGTGCTTTAACTTAAGATCTgtggttattttatatatatatatgtgtgtgtgtgtgtgtacgtgtgtctgCAATGCAGGGACGATTGTTAATCAGGCGAAACTTTGAAATAGTTTTTGTTACTTTGAAAGCAATTTTCACTCAAAGTGGTGTGCAGATCATAGTGAAAGAAATGCGTTATAGATTAGACAAATGCTAAATCTATAGATATTTCATTAGTGGTCTCAGATTTTTGGACTGCACAAGATGCTGAGGTGATGATGAGGTAAAAATAAGGCACTGAGTTTGTTTGAACGATTTGTCagcctttattttttctttcctgaTTAATTGATCAACATTAGTGCCAAATGCATAATTTCGGTTAATGAACATATCGAACATCAAGATTAGTcatcttcttttttatttcaggagctgggattcatttttttttgtaaacaagaTTTTAACTTTCACATTTAAACTAAAACAGGGCACACTGGTTTATTGAAACCCCACTGAATTcacaaaataaacttaattcattGTAATGAATAAAATGATATTAGTTTAGGTAGGTTTTACTTTATTGCAGCTTTTGTTGTGAGAAGAACATAGAGCGTGTCCATGTTTTCACATACTGTAAATCCTATGCAATCCCACATAATTTTTACTCCTGTGATCATTCTTGTGATCATTTGATAAGATTTGAGACATTTGATTAGATTAAAACAAATTTGTTTtgtagtcaaagtcatttaatcTTTAAACATGTCCCTGCTGCATTTTGTTCAAATATCATACCGTCCTCCCTGCTAGTGCTAATAGTTATTCAGTTTAATGGCTTGTGGGTGTAACTCAGTTTGGATGTGCCTTTCAACATCCACTCTGTGGAAGGAAACACTCTGGAGGGGGAGATTTGCTGAAAAGGCTTGTCGTGTTATTGCAGGGCAGGTGTCATTATCAGATTGAAGGAAAGATTGCATCggtcttgttgtttgttttggcGAGTTGAAAGTAAACTGCTGGTTTCCAGATTAAAAgtcaaagaagaaaataaaatcgGTTGAGAAAACACGAGCATGAGGATCTCATTGTGAAAGAACTCTATAATTCCTTTCTTTTTCACAAATTGATCATTATAAGGGCTGCCGCAGGTGTTTCATCAAATTCATACATTGCCTGTCACAATTACTGGCATAAAAAGATTTCCTCTACTCTATTCACGCCGTGTTCAACACGACTCCACGATGAAAGCATCACGCTGTCAGCAAATGCTCTGTTTGATGAGTTTGTTGTCACTTGGTGAAGtcaaaaactgaattaaaaagtgTGAACGGTTATTAAACGCTCCTGACAGATGGCCGTCATGCGTATGCCAACAGTTTTGAGCAGTAGATGGATGTGTGTCAGTAGGCCTGTGGTTATAAATAAAAGTTCATTCTCCATCTCGTATCACCACCATCCTGATACAAGAGATGACTGACAGAAGCTGTTTTCTCACTGTGTGCTTTTGCACGCCACAATACAGAGTTGAACAGGAAGGCTCGATGATGAAGCTGTAAATAAGATCTGTGacagaatcaaaaaaaaaaaaaaaaagtctggccaAAAGTTTTGTATCAAACTTTTTCAAAGAGATTGTTACATCTGGTACAAATTCACTTGCTTTGATCGAGCGCCTCATAATTAAGAGTAAGTCTTTCTGTCCGGATTCGTTCCATTCTGCTCAGTGGAATGAGGTGAGCACGACAGGTATCTGTAGGAAATTAAGTGTAGCATTCACAGGACGACAGGAATGTTATCTAGATagatattttcagattttatgtATGCACTGTACAATTTTTGCCAAACCTGCAAAAACATGCAGGGCAAAAAGCCAGCAGACTGAGAAAAACATTGTTTATAGTAGGCCCTGTAGttatactgttatttatttaattatttatccacatttgtgtattattatatattatttataatataatataatataatataatataatataatataatataatataatataatataatataatataatataaatgtctttatttttctgCAAAGTCTTACATGCAGAGGttaaaataatgttatgttattagtaagaaaaaatattaattatttgataGAAAAATATTTATCATCACACAAAAGTTGCTTAAAATGAATTTTTCGGATTTCACTATCAAAAGCATCATGTTCattcaaagacatttttaaatgcagcttccaaaaactgtatgcatttgtgaaaataaatgtgcAGATTTGTTAAAAAAGCTCTGAAATGCAGTGACGGAAGgtgtatgaatttatttaaattggtTTATTTGCTTGTGTAAATTCGGTCAGTCTAACCGTGATCATTTGTTACA
This region includes:
- the LOC127945400 gene encoding netrin-1-like — translated: MIRILVTCVSVVSIIGMVAGVRSGYGISMFAAQSSPPDPCYDENGNPRRCIPDFVNSAFGKDVRVSSTCGAPATRYCVVTEKGEERSRDCNICDATDPKKSHPPAYLTDLNNPHNLTCWQSDNYLQYPQNVTLTLSLGKKFEVTYVSLQFCSPRPESMAIFKSMDYGKTWVPFQFYSTQCKRMYNKPSKAAITKQNEQEAICTDSHTDMQPLTGGLIAFSTLDGRPSAHDFDNSPVLQDWVTATDIKVTFNRLHTFGDENEDDSELTRDSYFYAVSDLQVGGRCKCNGHASKCVKDREGNLVCECKHNTAGPECDRCKPFHYDRPWQRATAREANECVACHCNLHARRCRFNMELYKLSGRRSGGVCLNCRHNTAGRHCHYCKEGYYRDMTKAISHRRACKACDCHPVGAAGKTCNQTTGQCPCKDGVTGITCNRCAKGYQQSRSPIAPCIKIPVAAPTVTYSSSQEPTDCDSHCKTPKGKMKVTMKKYCKKDYAVQVHVLKGDKTGEWWKFTINIISVYKQRGHRIRRGDQLLWIRAKDVACKCPKIKPGRKYLLMGSDSEDSRGQSGVVADKGSLLIPWKDLWARRLRKFQQRVKRGKC